Genomic DNA from Desulfuromonas sp. TF:
ACAGCGAAGCAGCTTCTTACCTTCCCGGAAAAGAACTTCAATTTTGTTCGGGACGACGCTCTTGACGACACCCAGTCCGAAAACAGGGTGTTTCACCAAATCCTTAAGTTTGAATTTCCCGGTCATCTCATAGGCGATCGCCTGTTCGCTTTTCATCGCCGGATACAGGGATTCCCACTCTTCCCGGTCCGCGGCCCCAGGTTCTTTTCTGCTTTTCCGCGGGGCCGCCGGCTTCCGGGGAGATACGCTTTTGGCCGATGTCTTCTGCTCTGCCGCCGGCTTGTAATTGTGAATGCCGTTGCAGGTATTGCATTGTACGCGGACCACTTTTTCGCCCACCATGGCGACAATCGTATGATTCATGACCGTGCGGCAACGCGTGCAGCCCGATTCGATGATGTCTCCCGCAGACAATTTCTTCTTGCTCATATTTTCTTCCTTACTTCACTGGGGTCAAGGCGTTGCCGATCCGGGGGACACCCGAAATCCTGGCAGTCACCCCGACAGTTGACGATGGAACCATTCGATTTTGATTGCTGATGACTGGAATCGCTTGTCAGCCCTTCTTCGGGTCCGTTTGGGAACCCCGTCTTTCACTTTTCCCGGTCAGGTTTTTTCGGTTAACAGCTCCTGGCATTTTGGCTAAGAAAACTATATGCCGAAGCCCGCCCCGACCCGGACGTTCGCTTGAAACAGTGAAGCCGGCTGCACGGAGGCGTTGATCGAAGCCGGCATCGTAATTTTCCCCCCACACGGCGAAAACTCCGTCCGGCTTTAGAACTCCCCGCGTATTTTCAATGGCCCTGCTTCCGTAAAGCGGATCGTTCCGTTTGTCCGTGTGGTAGTGCGGACCCTTGTAGAGATCGAAGACTACCGCATCGAATCGTGATTCCCGCCCTTCCGCAGCGCTTCGGCGGATGAGGTCGGCAACGTCGCCGATCTCCACCCTGACCCGGGGGTCGGCGGCAGCTCCTCCCGTAAGGTCCGACAGAGGTCCTCGACACCAGCTCAGAACCACCGGATTGAGTTCGGACACCACCACTTCGGCCGAGTGGGGCAGGGATTCCAGAACGGCCCTGAGGGTGAATCCCATCCCGAGTCCGCCGACGAGCACTCGGGGCCGCTCGTGGTGCTGCAGATGCCGGCATGCGACTTGGCCGAGGACGACTTCGGACCGATGGGCCAGGCTGTTCATGAGGACCAAGTTGCCCAAGGTGATCAGAAAGTCACGCTCTCCCCTCTGCCGCAGCTCGAGCGTACCTTCATCCGTGGCGACGCTGTCGATGATTTTCCAGGGTTGGGCCATGGGCAAAATCTCTGTCGCAATTCGATTATATACAAATGACGACGCTTTGCAGGGGTGCACTGAGTTATTATTCGCCTGTAACAAAAAAGAAACCACAGAGATGATCCCTGTGGTTCAACCGTAAATGACTATAGCATTATTGCCCTTCCTCCGGCAATCCCCTTTACCTCTTTTCATGATGAAAGAGGATTAGCTCTTTAACCGACGTTCCGCCTCCTTCTCTTTTCGCTGTGATGTGGCTAAAAAACGACAAAGTGGGACCAAAAAGTGCCAAATAACAACATCTTCGATATGAGACAAGGTTTCAGAACCATAGTCGCCCTTAATGGTAAAAATATTTCTTTGATAACCTGCGGAGTCCTCCGGAGTCCCCATCACGCCTGCGATCAGAGGAAAAAAAGAGAAACAAACGATATTTTACCAGATGCGGGATATTGATTTCCTCGAATTATGGTCTTACCATTGCAAGTACGTAGTTGCGTCAATCGGGAACACGCCAAGATTGGCCTTGCCCGGAAGGTATTTCCGGCAGTCGTAAACAGTCCGAACACCGCGGAGTCGAAGAAAATGAATCCAGTCTTTACAGCCATCGCCAGATGGCAGGCATATTTCAAAGCGCTGTCCTTTGCCGACATGCACAGAATGGCATCCGGGATCAGCGGTGTCGATCTGCCGCAGGCTCCCCTCGCGAAGCGGGCAGGCTCCCCAGAGGGTTCTCCGCTTCAGTTTTCCCTGAGGCGGCGCCAGCACCTTGCCTGGCAGCGCTACATCTGCGGTGGCAGTCACTAAAGGTCCGAGAGGAAGGGAGGTCGTTTCTTCTCAGACAGTCATGTGAATCCGGCGGGGTCTTCGACCCTATTGACGACGCAGCCCTTGTAAAGGCACAACCCAAAAAAGGAGGTCGATATGTTGGAGAGTTTCGTCTACACGCTGTCGATGTACGCTGGCCTGGTGGTCGCCGCTTGGGGCATCTCCCTGGTCAATAGAACCAAGTAAGCGCAATAGAAATCCACTTTTCATAACCCGCCCCCTGGCTGCCAGGATGGCGGGTTTTTTTTGTATTTTTACCGGGAGTAATCCGCAGCCGTCGGGATCAGAATCAGGTCGAAAACGCCTTCGCCCGTACCCGGCTCGGGATAATGCTGGGTCACAAGTTCCTCGAATCCCGGAGCATTGACGATCATGTGGATGTGGGGAGGGCGGCTGCCGTAGGGACCGGGAAAATGGCTTTGGAAGTAGTAGCGTCCATCGTCGCGGGAAAAGGTGGTCGCCCGCCAGCGGTCGTCATAGCGGCCATCCGGTCCGGTCATCCAGATCTCGATTCTGGCCCCGGCAATCGGATTGCAGTCTGCAGCCGATTTGACTTCCCCTATCAGCAGATAACCCTCGCCGATCTTGCTCCTCACCGGTGCGTCCTCCCGGTAGAAGGGCCCCTGGGCATCCGGGCGGGTGGGCGGGCACTCATAGGGCTGGGATGCGCTGATCGCCGCCAGTGACGAAGCGAGGGTGAGAAACAGAAAGGCAAGCATGGTCGGGCTGAATTTCATGACATAAGTATAGCAGACCGGCTCGTGGATGCCCGATGCCGCACGGATGAGCAGAGTTGAGCCTCTTTCCCGCAGAGGGGAGCGGCCTCCTTTACTGTTCGACAAAAAGATCCGCCTCCTCTACAATGGGCTCTCCCGGACCCGGAGTCCTTGGAAGAAACCGCCATGGAAAATTCCCATCGAAACCTGAAATTCACCGTCCCTCTTGTCGACGGCCTGGCCGTCGAGGCGGTTTTCTACGGCAGCGGAACCCTGTGTGTCTCCAGCCAGGCCGGCTGTGCACTGCAATGCCCTTTCTGCGCCTCCGGATCCCGGGGTCTCCTGCGCAATCTGAGTTCCGGAGAGATGGCTCTGCAATTGAACACCGCCGTCGACCGGGGCTTTACGCCAAAACGGGTGACCGTATCCGGAATAGGCGAACCGCTGCACAATGCCGCAGCGGTCCTGGACTTTATGGACATCTGCCGGAGGCGCGCTCTTCCAGTTTCCCTGACTACCACCGGCAACCCGCTGCAGACGCTGCGAGAATTTCTCCCCATGCCCCACAACGGGCTCATGCTTTCCCTTCATGCAGGATCCTCC
This window encodes:
- a CDS encoding spermidine synthase, with protein sequence MAQPWKIIDSVATDEGTLELRQRGERDFLITLGNLVLMNSLAHRSEVVLGQVACRHLQHHERPRVLVGGLGMGFTLRAVLESLPHSAEVVVSELNPVVLSWCRGPLSDLTGGAAADPRVRVEIGDVADLIRRSAAEGRESRFDAVVFDLYKGPHYHTDKRNDPLYGSRAIENTRGVLKPDGVFAVWGENYDAGFDQRLRAAGFTVSSERPGRGGLRHIVFLAKMPGAVNRKNLTGKSERRGSQTDPKKG
- a CDS encoding radical SAM protein, which produces MENSHRNLKFTVPLVDGLAVEAVFYGSGTLCVSSQAGCALQCPFCASGSRGLLRNLSSGEMALQLNTAVDRGFTPKRVTVSGIGEPLHNAAAVLDFMDICRRRALPVSLTTTGNPLQTLREFLPMPHNGLMLSLHAGSSETHRRLIPHGPDYDLLWTVLGEVLPSCSRRRRRKIGINYLLLEGLTDTDREWSLLAERMRPFPELSLHLLTCNPVPGSPFRSPPPEKVAAIGTLLAARGCNVRMPNRWRSWAEGGCGTLFVQNL